The following coding sequences are from one Sphingomonas sp. OV641 window:
- the rpoC gene encoding DNA-directed RNA polymerase subunit beta' has product MNELTNFANPVAKPETFDQIQIGIASPDRIRSWSFGEIKKPETINYRTFKPERDGLFCARIFGPIKDYECLCGKYKRMKYKGIVCEKCGVEVTVSKVRRERMGHIELAAPVAHIWFLKSLPSRIGLLLDMQLKQLERVLYFEAYIVIEPGLTPLEKYQLLTEDELLEAQDEYGEDAFSAGIGAEAVRIMLESLDLEGEKVALLEELATTKSELKPKKIIKRLKVVESFLESGNRPEWMILEVVPVIPPELRPLVPLDGGRFATSDLNDLYRRVINRNNRLKRLMELRAPDIIVRNEKRMLQEAVDALFDNGRRGRTITGANKRPLKSLSDMLKGKQGRFRQNLLGKRVDYSGRSVIVTGPELKLHQCGLPKKMALELFKPFIYARLDAKGLSMTLKQAKKWVEKERKEVWDILDEVIREHPVLLNRAPTLHRLGIQAFEPVLIEGKAIQLHPLVCSAFNADFDGDQMAVHVPLSLEAQLEARVLMMSTNNILSPANGKPIIVPSQDMVLGLYYLSMEKQNEPGEGMLLADMQEVHQALNAQAVTLHTKIISRVPQTDEDGNEYLKRYETTPGRMLLGECLPKSHKVPFETVNRLLTKKDVTDVIDEVYRHTGQKETVLFADAIMALGFRHAFRAGISFGKDDMIIAPDKTKLVDETREQVKDFEQQYQDGLITQQEKYNKVIDAWSRCGDQVANSMMNEIKAVRIDEETGREKPINSIYMMAHSGARGSQAQIKQLAGMRGLMAKPSGEIIETPIISNFKEGLTVLEYFNSTHGARKGLADTALKTANSGYLTRRLVDVSQDCVIVEDDCGTERALEMKAIVQGGSVIASLGERILGRTTAEDIIDSKSGEIVIPHGTLLDEPMVAKIEAVGTQAVKIRSPLVCESKIGVCGKCYGRDLARGTPVNIGEAVGVIAAQSIGEPGTQLTMRTFHIGGAAQLNEQSNLEAPVDGTVEYRDLRIIVDQRGRRVVLSRSGEVAIVDMDGRELAVHKIPYGANVLCDDGHIISAGDRIAEWDPFTMPVITETGGTVKYQDLIEGKTLTEQVDEATGIAQRVVTEYRAAARTKEDLRPRITLLDEGSGEAARYMLAPGAVLSVDDNATVYAGDVVARVARESAKTRDITGGLPRVAELFEARKPKENAIIAKVSGRVVFGKDYKAKRKIGIQPEDGGEVVEYLIPKSKVIDVQEGDYVKRGDNLIGGSPDPHDILEVLGIEPLAEYLVSEIQEVYRLQGVKINDKHIETIVRQMLQKVEITEAGDTTLLPGEQVDRAEMDEVNAKLGKNEAPAQGKPILLGITKASLQTRSFISAASFQETTRVLTEAAVQGKQDTLMGLKENVIVGRLIPAGTGAGMNRLRVAASSRDAALRAQQKKLADAMLVAPSSADELRAAENARSPREDVGTGSDPLATVVPSGDGSDEAAGEYLND; this is encoded by the coding sequence ATGAACGAACTGACCAATTTCGCGAACCCGGTCGCCAAGCCGGAGACCTTCGACCAGATCCAGATCGGCATCGCGTCGCCTGACCGCATCCGTTCGTGGTCGTTCGGCGAGATCAAGAAGCCCGAGACGATCAACTATCGCACGTTCAAGCCCGAGCGTGACGGCCTGTTCTGCGCGCGCATCTTCGGTCCGATCAAGGATTACGAATGCCTGTGCGGCAAGTACAAGCGCATGAAGTACAAGGGCATCGTCTGCGAGAAGTGCGGCGTCGAGGTTACCGTCTCGAAGGTCCGCCGCGAGCGCATGGGCCATATCGAGCTCGCCGCCCCGGTTGCGCACATCTGGTTTCTGAAGTCGCTGCCGTCGCGCATCGGCCTGCTGCTCGACATGCAGCTCAAGCAGCTCGAGCGCGTGCTGTACTTCGAGGCGTACATCGTGATCGAGCCGGGCCTCACCCCGCTCGAAAAGTATCAGCTGCTCACCGAGGATGAGCTGCTCGAGGCGCAGGACGAATATGGCGAGGACGCCTTCTCGGCCGGCATCGGCGCGGAAGCCGTTCGCATCATGCTCGAAAGCCTCGATCTCGAGGGCGAGAAGGTCGCGCTGCTTGAAGAGCTTGCGACGACCAAGTCGGAGCTGAAGCCCAAGAAGATCATTAAGCGCCTCAAGGTCGTCGAAAGCTTCCTGGAATCGGGCAACCGTCCGGAGTGGATGATCCTCGAGGTCGTGCCGGTCATCCCGCCCGAGCTGCGCCCGCTGGTGCCGCTGGACGGCGGCCGCTTCGCGACGTCGGATCTGAACGATCTTTATCGCCGCGTGATCAACCGCAACAATCGCCTCAAGCGCCTCATGGAGCTGCGTGCGCCGGACATCATCGTCCGCAACGAAAAGCGCATGCTGCAGGAAGCGGTCGACGCGCTGTTCGACAACGGCCGCCGCGGCCGCACGATCACGGGCGCCAACAAGCGTCCGCTGAAGTCGCTGTCCGACATGCTGAAGGGCAAGCAGGGCCGCTTCCGTCAGAACCTGCTCGGCAAGCGCGTCGACTATTCCGGCCGCTCGGTCATCGTGACCGGTCCGGAGCTTAAGCTGCACCAGTGCGGCCTGCCCAAGAAGATGGCGCTCGAGCTGTTCAAGCCGTTCATCTACGCCCGCCTCGACGCCAAGGGTCTGTCCATGACCCTGAAGCAGGCGAAGAAGTGGGTCGAGAAGGAGCGCAAGGAAGTCTGGGACATCCTGGACGAGGTGATCCGCGAGCACCCGGTTCTGCTGAACCGCGCGCCGACGCTTCACCGCCTCGGCATTCAGGCGTTCGAGCCGGTGCTGATCGAAGGCAAGGCGATCCAGCTCCACCCGCTGGTCTGCTCGGCCTTCAACGCCGACTTCGACGGTGACCAGATGGCCGTGCACGTCCCGCTGAGCCTTGAGGCACAGCTGGAAGCGCGCGTCCTGATGATGTCGACCAACAACATCCTGTCGCCCGCCAACGGCAAGCCGATCATCGTGCCGTCGCAGGACATGGTGCTCGGTCTCTACTATCTCTCGATGGAGAAGCAGAACGAGCCTGGCGAAGGCATGCTGCTGGCCGACATGCAGGAGGTGCACCAGGCGCTGAATGCACAGGCGGTGACGCTGCACACCAAGATCATCAGCCGCGTTCCGCAGACGGACGAGGACGGTAACGAGTATCTGAAGCGCTACGAAACCACCCCAGGCCGCATGCTGCTCGGCGAGTGCCTGCCGAAGAGCCACAAGGTACCGTTCGAAACCGTCAACCGCCTGCTGACCAAGAAGGACGTCACCGACGTCATCGACGAGGTCTATCGTCATACCGGTCAGAAGGAGACGGTGCTGTTCGCCGACGCCATCATGGCGCTGGGCTTCCGTCACGCGTTCCGCGCCGGCATCTCCTTCGGCAAGGACGACATGATCATTGCGCCGGACAAGACCAAGCTGGTCGACGAAACGCGCGAGCAGGTGAAGGACTTCGAGCAGCAGTATCAGGACGGCCTGATCACGCAGCAGGAGAAGTACAACAAGGTGATCGACGCCTGGAGCCGTTGCGGTGATCAGGTGGCGAACTCGATGATGAACGAGATCAAGGCCGTTCGCATCGACGAGGAGACCGGCCGTGAGAAGCCGATCAACTCGATCTACATGATGGCACACTCCGGTGCGCGTGGTTCGCAGGCGCAGATCAAGCAGCTCGCCGGTATGCGCGGCCTGATGGCCAAGCCGTCGGGCGAGATCATCGAGACGCCGATCATCTCGAACTTCAAGGAAGGCCTGACCGTCCTTGAATACTTCAACTCCACGCACGGCGCCCGCAAGGGCCTTGCGGATACGGCGTTGAAGACCGCGAACTCGGGTTACCTCACCCGCCGTCTCGTCGACGTGTCGCAGGATTGCGTCATCGTCGAGGACGATTGCGGCACCGAGCGCGCGCTGGAGATGAAGGCGATCGTTCAGGGCGGCTCGGTTATCGCGTCGCTTGGCGAGCGTATTCTGGGTCGCACCACGGCCGAGGACATCATCGACAGCAAGTCGGGCGAGATCGTGATCCCGCACGGCACCCTGCTCGATGAGCCGATGGTGGCGAAGATCGAGGCGGTTGGCACTCAGGCGGTCAAGATCCGCTCGCCGCTGGTCTGCGAAAGCAAGATCGGCGTCTGCGGCAAGTGCTACGGGCGTGATCTCGCCCGCGGTACCCCGGTGAACATCGGCGAAGCCGTCGGTGTCATCGCGGCACAGTCGATCGGTGAGCCGGGCACGCAGCTGACGATGCGTACCTTCCACATCGGCGGCGCGGCGCAGCTCAACGAGCAGTCGAACCTTGAGGCGCCGGTCGACGGCACCGTCGAGTATCGCGATCTGCGCATCATCGTCGACCAGCGTGGTCGCCGCGTGGTGCTCAGCCGCTCGGGCGAAGTCGCGATCGTCGACATGGACGGCCGCGAGCTGGCGGTGCACAAGATCCCGTACGGCGCGAACGTGCTGTGCGACGATGGGCACATCATCAGCGCTGGCGATCGCATTGCTGAGTGGGATCCGTTCACCATGCCGGTGATCACGGAAACCGGCGGCACCGTGAAGTATCAGGACCTCATCGAGGGCAAGACGCTGACCGAGCAGGTCGACGAAGCGACGGGCATCGCCCAGCGCGTCGTCACCGAATATCGTGCAGCGGCGCGCACCAAGGAGGATCTGCGTCCCCGCATCACCCTGCTCGACGAGGGCTCGGGTGAGGCTGCCCGCTACATGCTGGCGCCGGGTGCGGTGCTCTCGGTCGACGACAATGCCACTGTCTATGCCGGTGACGTGGTCGCCCGTGTCGCTCGCGAGTCCGCCAAGACCCGCGACATTACCGGTGGTCTGCCGCGCGTTGCCGAGCTGTTCGAGGCCCGCAAGCCGAAGGAAAATGCGATCATCGCCAAGGTCTCTGGCCGCGTGGTGTTCGGCAAGGACTATAAGGCGAAGCGCAAGATCGGCATCCAGCCCGAGGACGGCGGCGAGGTGGTGGAATACCTCATCCCGAAGTCCAAGGTGATCGACGTTCAGGAAGGCGACTACGTCAAACGTGGCGACAACCTGATCGGCGGCAGCCCGGATCCGCACGACATTCTCGAGGTGCTCGGCATCGAGCCGCTGGCGGAATATCTCGTGTCGGAAATCCAGGAGGTCTATCGACTGCAGGGCGTGAAGATCAACGACAAGCACATCGAGACGATCGTTCGTCAGATGCTGCAGAAGGTCGAGATCACCGAGGCCGGCGACACCACCCTGCTACCTGGCGAGCAGGTGGACCGTGCGGAGATGGACGAGGTCAACGCCAAGCTCGGCAAGAACGAGGCTCCGGCGCAGGGCAAGCCCATCCTGCTGGGCATCACCAAGGCGTCGCTGCAGACCCGGTCGTTCATCTCGGCCGCGTCGTTCCAGGAGACCACCCGCGTCCTCACCGAGGCGGCGGTTCAGGGTAAGCAGGACACGCTGATGGGCCTCAAGGAGAACGTCATCGTCGGCCGGCTCATCCCGGCGGGCACCGGCGCCGGCATGAACCGCCTGCGCGTGGCAGCCTCCTCGCGCGACGCGGCGCTTCGTGCCCAGCAGAAGAAGCTGGCCGATGCGATGCTGGTCGCTCCGTCGAGCGCGGACGAGCTGCGCGCGGCAGAGAACGCTCGCAGCCCGCGTGAGGACGTCGGCACCGGCAGCGACCCGCTCGCCACCGTCGTTCCCTCGGGCGACGGCAGCGACGAGGCCGCTGGCGAGTATTTGAACGACTGA